TTCTTCATAGGATGGGTCCCGACAGAAGCAGAAGAAGACAGTGTCTTTCAGTACAATGCCAAACAACAGAAAGATCAACAGCACAGCTGCTTGCATTTCTTTCATGATGGAAGGATGTGAGATGAAGAAAGTAAGGTCCAACTCTCGGATGTACAATCGATTCTTCCTGCTGGACCCAGACATGAGATTCCTTCGGTGGGAACCTTCAAAAAAGGACTCTGAAAAAGCGAAGTTGGAAATTAAGTCCATCCGTGAAGTACGGGTGGGAAAGAAAACTCCAGTCTTGAGAAGCAATGGGTTGTCTGACCAGTTCCCTGAGGAATGTGCATTCTCCATTATATTTGGAGAGAACTATGAGTCTTTGGATCTTGTAGCCAGTACAGCTGATATTGTTAACACCTGGGTAATGGGGCTTCGGTATCTTGTATCTTATGGAAAGCACACACCAGATGTTCCAGGGGCCAATCAGATAAGTTTAAGAACTCTCTGGGTATCATCTCTATTTGAGATTGCTGACATAGACAGGGAAGGACATATTCCGCTCTCTAGAGCTATCCAGCTTATTAAAGGTCTAAATCCAGGAATGAAGACATCAACTATTGAGTTGAAATTTAAGGAGGTTCAGAAGGTCAGTGATAAGTTTGGAAGTCATGTAACTTGTGATGTGTTTGTGGAAGCATACTGTGACCTTTGTACCAGGCCAGAGGTGTTCTTTCTCCTGGTGCAATTTTCTAGCAATAAAGAGTTCTTGGACTTAAAAGACTTGATGATATTCATGGAAGTTGAACAAGGCATGGAAGATGTTGGTGAggacacttctctggaaattatcaATAAGTATGAGCCCTCCAAGGAAGGCAGAGAAAAAGGGTACCTTACTATTGATGGATTTACTTGTTATCTTCTGTCATCTGATTGCCATATCTTTGACCCTCACCATAAACAAGTCTGCCAGGACATGACCAGGCCACTGTCTCATTATTATATAAATTCTGCACATAATGCATGCCAGCTAGAGGAACATTACTGGGGTACTTCAGACATTAGTGGCTACATACATGCACTTAGGATGGGATGCCGGAGCATTGAACTTGTTGTTTGGGATGGTCCTGATAACGAACCCCTTATTTACCTTGGTTTATCAGTTGTATCGCAAGTATCCTTCCGAAGTGTCATCAGTGTTATTGACAAATATGCATTTGAAGCCTCTGAATACCCTTTGATTCTTTGTCTTGTAGTTCACTGTTCTGTACGGCAACAGCGTCTTATGGCCCAGTGCTTAAAAAAAGTTCTTGGGGAAAAACTTTACAAGGATCCACCATGCCAAGATGAAAACTACTTGccttcaccagaacaactgaagGGAAAGCTACTCATAAAAGGGAAGAAACTACCTCCAGATAACTCTGATTCAGAGGGGGATGTGACAGATGAAGATGAAGGTATGGAAATTGCCAGAAGACTAGGACATGATGGCAGAGAACATCTCAATGGATCTGGACATAGGAAGTTGCGTCTGTGCAAAGAGCTTTCTGATCTGGTTAACCTCTGCCAGTCTGCAAAGTTCAAGGACTTTGAAACATCTAGGAGAAGTCAAAAGTACTGGCAAGTGTGTTCTTTTAATGAAGTTACTGCCAGTCGATTTGCTAATGAGTACCCTGAAGAGTTTGTGAAGTACAATAAGCGTTTCATTTCCAGAGTTTACCCAAGCTCCATGAGGATAGATGCCAGCAATATGAACCCCCAAGATTTCTGGAAGTGTGGCTGTCAAATAGTTGCAATGAACTACCAGACTCCTGGTCTAATGATGGACCTTAATACTGGATGGTTTCGTCAGAATGGAAATTGTGGCTTTGTCCTTCGACCATCAATCATGAGAGAAGAAGTATCCTATTTCAGTGCTAACGCTAAGGATTCCTTACCAGGAGTCTCGGCTCAGTTGCTCCACATCAAAATAATCAGTGGACAGAACCTCCCAAAACCCAAAGGATCGGGAGCCAAGGGAGATGTTGTAGAACCCTATGTCTATGTGGAGATACATGGGATACCTGCAGATTGCTCAGAACACAGGacaaagacagtcacacaaaatGGAGACAATCCAATATTTGACGAGAGTTTTGAGTTCCACATTAACCTTCCAGAATTAGCCATCCTGCGATTTGTAGTTTTAGATGATGACTTTATTGGAGATGAATTCATAGCTCAGTATACAATCCCTTTTGAGTGCTTACAAACTGGTTTCAGACATGTTCCTTTACAGTCTCTGACGGGAGAGTTCTTGCAGAACACTACCTTGTTTGTCCATATTGCCATCACTAACCGACGTGGAGGAGGGAAAGCACATAAGAGGGGTCTCTCTGTACGGAAAGGGAAGAAAGTCCGTGAGTACACATCCACCAGAACAACAGGAATTAAAGCTATTGATGAAGTATTTAGAACATCTATTCAGTCTTTACGAGAGGCAACTGATCTTCGTGAGAATGTACAGGTAACTCGTGTTTAATTATATTTACCTTTTTTGGTGTTGTTTTAATAGTGTCCTAACCTGAGGAAATAGTTAAacttaaaggcacccagaccactcctgcccattggagtggtctaggtgccaactcccactacccttaaccctgcatttgccgcgcatgagcattaggtcaCCCCCGCCGGCTAACTTTTGCGGGGGAAGAGagttggcggagcctgacccaacgccgagggacaacggcgctggatacaggtaagtcaccgAAGGGGTAAGTCACCtgagatgggaggtgggagggagatgggacctgcagtgccaggaaaacaaaccgttttcctggcactggagagtccctttggtCAGTTATGACCAAATCAAGGGATTCACTGGTTAAATGGTCAAATCTTTGAGAAGTGTACTTCCTGCCTCCACCACAATCACAATCTCAACATTAACACATTGGCATCATGACATCTGGTTTTCTTTTAGCATTagacatattttattatattgcttTCTTTTGTCATTCAGCTCTACCTTTCTTTCATGCTCTTGTTCTGACCTTTTAATTAAACATAATCCGAGTAAGTATTAAAATCTTGCTGTTCCCTCTATGAATCTAATGCAGAGTTATTGAAACCCTGCCGTGTAATTAGAATACTCGAGCATAGAATCATTCTTTTATTAAACTTAAGATTGTCCTGGGGTCACCCTTTTCTACAGACGCACACTAAGCTCTAAGTTAGGCTATATGTCATCACATTCTATATTGAAAAAACACTccagttttaaaaatatatttttttctattatcagtttctgtaaaataaataagttaCTTAACTCCAATCTAGCAGATTGTATTCATCCAAAAGAAATTCTTACTAGTGACAATTTCCTGGGCAAATCCAACGCTTCTCAaagagaaggatattgatacttcagagagagtttagagaaggactactaaactggttcatggattgcagtgtAAAATtaccagaaaaggttaaaggatcttaacatgtatagtttggaggatcGATGATACAGGAGATATAACAGAAACATATAAATGAAGAAAaaccaccacaacaagaggacatagtcttacattagagggtcaaaggtttaaaaataatattactttacttagggtagtggatgcatggtatAGGCTTCCAACAGAAGTGGTAGAAGATTACACAATGAGGGAGGTTAAGCATGCGTgtgatagacataaggctatcctagatataagataaagccagggactaatgaaaatatttagaaaattgtgcagactaggtGGGccattacattctatgtttctattttgcaTATTAATGCATTGTCTATATATGCATATAATAATATGTTTGGCTCCATACTAGAGTGTACCAGTATGGTATGTTATTGTATGATATATGATATGAATGGGAGGagttattattatgatgatgattattattattatttataaagcgccttcAAATTCTGCTACGCTGTACAAACGGGTGAACTAACAAACAACTAGTTGCAACAAAACAagttggatgtacaggaacagagtgtGCTcagagccctgctcaaacaagcttacattctagggaGAGGAGTAAAATGACATAGAGGGTAAAATGTATATCAAGTAAAAAGTAGGTTggtagcaggcccggactggccatcgggcgcaccgggcaaatgcctggtgggccgtggtggccatgggccgtggccggcaggggagatcccaggatctcccctgccggtctatgcagggccggcactatccgagcgccggccccgctgtattccatggagggccggtggggagatcaaagatctccctcactggcccacttgGACAGATAtgcagctggggagggagggagaggacccggcggagctctatcttgcagctccgccgggttcctctcgcgagatccggagcgttgccatggcaacgatcggatctcgcgagagtgaactctagcccgcaggcaagagctcactcacccactggaccaccagggatggtgtcaccgtgccggtcccccctcccactcaccagcatgctggtcccccccctcccaggctaaaggtaagaagggaggggggatataatgcatgcttattagatttttttttttacccccccaacacacagtccCTTTTATcattcacccacagcaccctcacccacatcacactcagcaccctcacacacatcacactcagcaacctcacccacatcacactcagcaccctcacacacatcacactcagcaccctcacacacctcacactcagcacccacacccacatcacactcagcaccctcacccacatcacactcagcaccctcacccacatcactctcagcactctcacccacatcactctcagcaccctcacacacatcaccctcagcaccctcacacacatcactctcagcaccctcacacacatcactctcagcactctcacacacatcactctcagcactctcacacacagcaccctcacacacagcactctcacacacatcacactcagcaccgtcacacacatcacactcagcaccgtcacacacatcacacacagcaccctaacacacagcacccacacacacaaatcacacacacatcacccacacagcaccctcacacacatcacccacacacacaaatcacacacagcacccccacaaatcacacagcaccctcacacacaaatcacacacacagcaaccttaaacacaacaccctcacacacaaatcacaaacacagcaccctcacaaatcacagacagcaccctcacacacaaatcacacacacagcacccttaaacacagcaccctcacacacaaatcacacacacagcacccttaaacacatcacacacagcacccccacacacagacacatacacagcaccctcacacacatacacagcattctcacacacatcacacacagcacccctcaaacacagcaacacagcccccctcaaacacagcttccatcacacacacatactgcacccttcacatacacactacacccctcacagacactcactgcacccctcacacatacacacagaaccccaacacactgcaccaaacacacacacacacacaatacttccaaacatatttatattatatatatatatatatatatatatatatatatatatatatctatatatatatatatatatatatatacaatatacacactacagcacccctctcacacactgaacccctcacacacatagatctcctacacattctgggtccttcaaacacacactagactcctgtatatatacacacacacacacacacactgcaacacctacacacgcactacattcctaacatacacactctggatcccttatacacacactagattccttgtaaacaaacacatgctacacccctaaacacacacgctctacaaccactacatcacctatatacacacacacacacacactatagcctgtatgcacacacttgctacatcccctatacacacattctctacagcccctagccacatatgcattacattacaccataccacaacacaacacgactaaaactgaccttattacacaataccacaccacaatcagctcactctacacacacacaatcccacaagcaggctccaaacacatgcacaatactctttcttgGCCCTTTTATCTCctagtatccatttatagagacaccagagacaagttgcaaggaaacacagtgcaagcatgttattaaatttgcttgcactgtgcagaacaaatacaggttgtttttttttctcatgctagagctctttagcagatttctgccctggaagaggattgacccaacgctcactttgagagggggcgtgtttgtcattggtgatgacgaaacacaccctctctgccccgcccccttcttagtgggccgctgtgctaaaaaaatgcccgggccgaattcttctcccagtccagccctggttgGTAGAATAGTTTACAATGAAGGCTTAGTGAGGTGTAGGGAGGGAAAGATGTATAATTGATATGCgttttcagtgattttttttccccatatgaaTGGTACAGCCATAGAGAAGTCGTGTGGCTCATATGCGCATCAGACATGCACATATGAGCAGAAGATAGATGCAGGTCTACAGAAAAAAAGTAGGGGCCTGGATGGGATatgcttgtgtattagtgagaataGGTAGACAGGAGCAGTATTATGAAGAGATCTGTAACCAAGGACCAGAATTCCCATACCATATGGGaacccaatgtaaggactgacagagggggaaggtGTGGGAGGGCAGGATGATGAGCCTTGCTACAGCACTCATTGTAGACTGTAAGACCAGTCGGAAGCAGCTTGCAGTAGTAAATGCAGAAGATCATAGAGGACAAGCTCCTTTGCTGCATCCGGTTATAGGTATGGGCAGAcatgagctatgtttttgagatggaacaTGATTTGTCCTTTGATTCGATGtcaggggtgaaggagaggttgaaaTAGAAGAGAATGCCAAGGTAGCAAGCCTGCTATTGTAGTCTATTTTTAATATACTTCGTGTTACAATTTTATCTAAGGGTAGCCAAACAAGCcttgttattttaattttgggTCCGGGAAATCCgccaatttaaaaatggaatcgACCTTATGATGCAATAAAATTTGTACATGGAGCAAAAAATTATCAGATTTTCATCTGAAATTGCTAGCAAATTAATCTTCATTGTTTGTTTGAAATTTAGGCCCAACATATTCTAGTACGCATGCATGAAGACACCCTTCTAGAAGAGTCAGTCTTCATGCATGTGTATTAGTTCAGTTTTTACCCATATTGATACAGAACAGAATTCTGATGTCAGTATGGATAAAAACTGAGTTCATAAATGTGGAATGACAAAGGAAATGGTTTGGGAATGTCTGTTCTAGAGGGTGATAATTGGCTGGTGGGTTTACTCTCTCTGATTGGCTGTATTGACACACATGTCAATCACATTTCTCTGTAGGAAGGGGAGGAAGTTTATATtgtttggttttatttatattagaTTGTCTTGGCAATGCCAAGCCCAAATAGAACTTTATCTGTATGGACAAACAAACAGTTTCTCTGGCAAAAATGAAGATATAGAAACTTAACTAAACACAATCCAGTTTTTTGAACACTAGTGAAGGATGTACAGTTCTTCTTACTCAACAGGTATGATAAGTCAGTATTGGCCATTATTTCTAGAAGGGCAAAGCTTTGGAAACCTAATGTGCTCAGAGACGTATTAAGGTCCCAAATGACTCTAGGAAGGTTATCAgccttcattcttcacatatgGATGGTGAATGGGGCCAAGGAAATTCATGGTTCTGGGGATTCTATCTAATCCCTGGGcactaggcggctgcctaaggtcACCTTATGATTAATGCTGCTTTGATTCCGATTTGACAACCACAAATTAAGGCCAAAATGTACCTTGCAAGGTAGTGAAAAAAACCTCTAAGTCTGTTACATGCTGTCAACTAGTAAAAAGTCTATTCACCTAACAGTTCAGTGAATAAAATAGATGTGTCTAGGAGGAATACATTAACCAGAGTCCAAACTGCCTCTCTCCCTTCTTCATACCACCAGTGACCCCCAGGAGCGACCGCACTAACCTGGTATCTTATGGCTACTCGTCTAGCCGTCTGAGCTTCTTTCGTGATATTGCCCAACCAGCAACTAGATTGCATAAAGTGATGAATAGCTTATCCCACCTTGTACTCAAACACTAGACAAAATTTAAGTGAAGGGACAAAACAACACTCGTTTAATAATGAACAACAGGCATGTGAGGACCTTGTGGGAGACTGCAGTGACACAGTGGGAACTAATCAGAGTGCTGAGCACATATGCACCCCCTACTGCCACTATGTCTGGGCTAAGCTTAGCAAATGTCTAAGGGGGAAGTGAGCAAGGCCTTATGTGTATACTAGGCGGGCAACAACAAAAGAAGAGCGCTCTCGGTAGAGGAGAGGACCTCCCTCAATCTAAGGACACCACTGGATAGAGTATATTGTTAGCTACCTATGGTGTAAAGAACCAACATTTCAGTCACCGGGGATCAGAGCAACATTTCAGTCACCAGGGATCAGAGCAACACACTCTAGAACATTTGCAAATTTGGTGTGTTGTGACTGGGTAGTTCGTAGTTCTGCGTAGTTCAGAGCCTTCGTAAAGCTCTGGGAGCTCTGGGACATCTACTGCTATGTGACAAGAGACTGTGGGGgaaaaggtgcactcacagacCAAAGTACCCTGTCAGAGAAGCATGAAATGGAGAACGGTATTTTCAAGCAGAAAACAATTAAAGCTTTAAAGCCTGCCAAAACAAATACAGTGTTCCTTTCTAAACTGTACAGTTCCCATTTTTAATAGTACCCTTTGTTGCCCGCATTGGTTTGTGCTTCACAGAGTTAACCGTTCAAGTGACAGGCAAGATTAATCCTTAGGGTCCCAATGTCTAGTTGGTAATTAACTTGTTAAAAACACAAGCCCAGATGTTTGTTGAAGTTGTCACTCACATTTTTAGTCACACTGCCTTGTATAGGTTTATGAATGAGTTGGTGGCCTGTGATGTCAATGTTCTCCAGGTCAGGCTGCCAGACTTTGATGAGTATGTATGATGTCTCTGGAGTTGTTTACCAGTGATTGCAAATAAGATGCGACAGTGCGCAGGTCATTCATAATACACACTAACAATTGTTATTATTGGCGGTTGTGGCACAGGAAACATAGTCCATATCTCCTAGACAGATCTCCATGAGTGCTCTATCATGGTTCACAGTTTATGCTTATGGAAATTGCAGGGATATATCATGTCATGCCCTGCAACTCCAGCAGCCTCCATCTGTGAAATCCAAAaaagggcaatttttttttttttgcttgtcccCGGGCCAAGAGTTGCCAGCTACCCACtgccatccattcatccatcatTCTTCCTTTCAATGACTTTCTCTAGCACATAAACAGGGCAAGcgtgtttagatttttttttatctaaagatTTTCTAGCTTTCTAATCTTTTGTGAGGTTCCATGTGCACAATTACAACTTGCACTAGACAAGCCTGAAAAGGCTACTATACTCTCCTAGacctaaattaattaatttattgggCGGTGGTTCATTTATGAGGAACAAAGATCTCAGTGTATTTCTCcatagcattttatttttttatttatttatttatttatttatttatttatttatttggaatgGTAATGGAAATATAAATTTGCGAGGCTTCCATCCATTTATATCAGGGTCACTGGACTCGACTGCCCTTTTATAAAAAGAACATAATGTAAAATATTTCTAAATGACTCCCAAAGTGCCACGTTGTATGGTTTTAAGTCATCTTAGCTGTGTACTAAAGTCATTAGCAGCAGGGAAAGGGAAACTAAGAGCTTCTAGGGCAAGGTCTAGtgttttttttcctatattttgTACTTCATTTTTCATGCAATAAATTGTGGCCAGTTGGAGAATCATAAAAATTTTTATAATTGCTTCCTTttagacactccaagcaccatagcacAGATTATGGTGCAAAAAGCATCTCTGTCTCTCGTTGCTCAGAACAATTTTCAAAAATTAACCCACCTATTAACCGACTACCTTCACAGAGAAAAGCTGTGTCCTAGCTGTACAATATGTGGGTGCACGCACACATAAGTGGAACTTCAATGGCAGAATTTATTTgtaaattgatttttatttaacaagttttttttttttatcataattttaaaacaattttaaatatggGGCAAAAGAAGGGGTCGATATTAAAGGGGTTTCCATCCATAAGTACAGAAGGGTaaaatatcaaatgtttacataaATGACACAAGACACAGagcatgataaaataaaaatatatcagtTGCCAAAATATTACAGGGTGTGTGAAATTAATTATAGacagtgtttttttccccctttatatCAATTTCCCAATTGTCCCAGTGAAACCTTAATAGAGCAGTTTGTAGGGAAGGTTGCCTCCATGCCAGTTAACACATTTTATTACCAAGTACTAAAAGCTGTACTTCCTTCAAAAAACGGGATGGTCAGTGATTTACAGTAAGACGGTATGATTAAAGTTGCCACTATAAGGATATGGTCAATCATGACTTTATCAATTTTATTAGTTGTTATGGAGATTTCTTAAAAAATCCTAATACTGATGAAAATGCAATCTTTTTAATTAGCAAATTAGTTCCCTTCCAAAAAGTTTGAAGTTTTCCACAGTGCCACCGTATTTGAGACAGTATTGCGAGATCTCCACAGCTCCTCCAACATCTATCTAAAAAATTTGTATTAATTCTATGTCATCTCGAAAGGGGCCAGGTACCAATGGTACAAGATTTTCATTGACAGAATCTATAATAGCTGTATGCGTTGCGGCTGGACATCGTAATCAGTGGGAGGATCAGAATTGGCTCAAAGGTTTCAGCCGCTTTGTGAATTGATAACTCTCCTTTTATCCACCCTTTATAATAATAAgcgtggtaggaggggtcataatAAGGGGTGGTCAGAGAGACTTGGCTCTGTaggtatgttttttttcattggggctaTGTTTAAAAACAACTTGAAAAAGCTGCAGATGTCTtgtctttgcaagtcctccccttcttcccccacccagactttctgtgactgtccaattacagacttccaaatgcagcgCAATGAGAAGTTTTTGAAGGCAAGAGCCCTGGGCATGTGTCTGCCTctttagtttagctccactgagctaaacaaaccaggaagtaacaggaccggttgtctgattgactgcTGGAGTtgttaacaaggttaatttataaaagtgccacttTCTATTAAAAacttcactttttgtaaaataaaaataaaataaagaggacacactcttcagcaagctaaagtgctttaggggtttggagtgttcctttgatcACTCCATTTTTAAAAACCCTTTCATGCTATTTGCAGCATTAAATAATCACATCCACGGTGTTCTCTCCCGGTGTCATTCAGGCTTTACAATTCTGCTTGAAACAATACAACATAGTTATCCAtgcaagtaattttttttttttttttttttatttattttttttatttgttttttttttccgacTTCTTGAGTAACTAATTTTTGTCATTTTTCCCATCAACCAGTGAGTCAACCTGTAGGGTTTAGAGTTCTTTCAATGCCTTCTTCATTTCATTATCAAGGTGACACAATTACATAGTAATTCAGGTTTAAAAACTCCATCAAGTGCTACCTTCAAGTTAACGCGTGCATATCTTTTGTTGATCCAAACAAAGGTGAAAACCCCACTTGGAAACCGTTCTAATTATGTCACAaaaggccttttttttttataaactattcaaattatctaattttttttataccttttca
Above is a genomic segment from Pelobates fuscus isolate aPelFus1 chromosome 6, aPelFus1.pri, whole genome shotgun sequence containing:
- the LOC134614796 gene encoding inactive phospholipase C-like protein 2 isoform X2, whose amino-acid sequence is MPNNRKINSTAACISFMMEGCEMKKVRSNSRMYNRFFLLDPDMRFLRWEPSKKDSEKAKLEIKSIREVRVGKKTPVLRSNGLSDQFPEECAFSIIFGENYESLDLVASTADIVNTWVMGLRYLVSYGKHTPDVPGANQISLRTLWVSSLFEIADIDREGHIPLSRAIQLIKGLNPGMKTSTIELKFKEVQKVSDKFGSHVTCDVFVEAYCDLCTRPEVFFLLVQFSSNKEFLDLKDLMIFMEVEQGMEDVGEDTSLEIINKYEPSKEGREKGYLTIDGFTCYLLSSDCHIFDPHHKQVCQDMTRPLSHYYINSAHNACQLEEHYWGTSDISGYIHALRMGCRSIELVVWDGPDNEPLIYLGLSVVSQVSFRSVISVIDKYAFEASEYPLILCLVVHCSVRQQRLMAQCLKKVLGEKLYKDPPCQDENYLPSPEQLKGKLLIKGKKLPPDNSDSEGDVTDEDEGMEIARRLGHDGREHLNGSGHRKLRLCKELSDLVNLCQSAKFKDFETSRRSQKYWQVCSFNEVTASRFANEYPEEFVKYNKRFISRVYPSSMRIDASNMNPQDFWKCGCQIVAMNYQTPGLMMDLNTGWFRQNGNCGFVLRPSIMREEVSYFSANAKDSLPGVSAQLLHIKIISGQNLPKPKGSGAKGDVVEPYVYVEIHGIPADCSEHRTKTVTQNGDNPIFDESFEFHINLPELAILRFVVLDDDFIGDEFIAQYTIPFECLQTGFRHVPLQSLTGEFLQNTTLFVHIAITNRRGGGKAHKRGLSVRKGKKVREYTSTRTTGIKAIDEVFRTSIQSLREATDLRENVQNALVSFKELCGLTPAANMKQCILTLSAWLQNSDSPLTVTLNLGSQYPALEAQGSVPELLKKVLTSYEAFIQASRTLIETSDAVYSKIIQVQKAGMSFHEDLHRIGAKEGLKGRKLQKAMESFAWNITVLKGQADLLRHAKNEAMDHVRQIHHAGQSSGIGRTSSHSPSLDIFRPRAALEPIPETDTGGSNGS
- the LOC134614796 gene encoding inactive phospholipase C-like protein 2 isoform X1 yields the protein MADGRDSAACTAAAAAAVVVGLLGVQDVGSVTAGGLQVSGGEELQVNGRCSEDSPQSGRNSSDHSRERVHVAGNLRTTGIMKDGSRQKQKKTVSFSTMPNNRKINSTAACISFMMEGCEMKKVRSNSRMYNRFFLLDPDMRFLRWEPSKKDSEKAKLEIKSIREVRVGKKTPVLRSNGLSDQFPEECAFSIIFGENYESLDLVASTADIVNTWVMGLRYLVSYGKHTPDVPGANQISLRTLWVSSLFEIADIDREGHIPLSRAIQLIKGLNPGMKTSTIELKFKEVQKVSDKFGSHVTCDVFVEAYCDLCTRPEVFFLLVQFSSNKEFLDLKDLMIFMEVEQGMEDVGEDTSLEIINKYEPSKEGREKGYLTIDGFTCYLLSSDCHIFDPHHKQVCQDMTRPLSHYYINSAHNACQLEEHYWGTSDISGYIHALRMGCRSIELVVWDGPDNEPLIYLGLSVVSQVSFRSVISVIDKYAFEASEYPLILCLVVHCSVRQQRLMAQCLKKVLGEKLYKDPPCQDENYLPSPEQLKGKLLIKGKKLPPDNSDSEGDVTDEDEGMEIARRLGHDGREHLNGSGHRKLRLCKELSDLVNLCQSAKFKDFETSRRSQKYWQVCSFNEVTASRFANEYPEEFVKYNKRFISRVYPSSMRIDASNMNPQDFWKCGCQIVAMNYQTPGLMMDLNTGWFRQNGNCGFVLRPSIMREEVSYFSANAKDSLPGVSAQLLHIKIISGQNLPKPKGSGAKGDVVEPYVYVEIHGIPADCSEHRTKTVTQNGDNPIFDESFEFHINLPELAILRFVVLDDDFIGDEFIAQYTIPFECLQTGFRHVPLQSLTGEFLQNTTLFVHIAITNRRGGGKAHKRGLSVRKGKKVREYTSTRTTGIKAIDEVFRTSIQSLREATDLRENVQNALVSFKELCGLTPAANMKQCILTLSAWLQNSDSPLTVTLNLGSQYPALEAQGSVPELLKKVLTSYEAFIQASRTLIETSDAVYSKIIQVQKAGMSFHEDLHRIGAKEGLKGRKLQKAMESFAWNITVLKGQADLLRHAKNEAMDHVRQIHHAGQSSGIGRTSSHSPSLDIFRPRAALEPIPETDTGGSNGS